Genomic DNA from Methylocystis sp. MJC1:
CTGATCGAGATCGGTCTCGTTGAACATCTCGCCCATCAGATCGCGCTTCTCGACGCCCACGCCATGTTCGCCGGTGAGCACGCCGCCGACAGCGACGCAGAGACGCAAAATGTCGAAACCGACCTTCTCCGCCCGTTCCATTTCCCCCGCGATCGAGGCGTCATAGAGAATGAGCGGATGCAAATTGCCGTCGCCCGCATGGAAGACATTGGCGACCTGCAGGCCCTCGCGCTTGGCGATCGCATCCATGCCCGCGAGCACCTCCGGCAGGCGCCCGCGCGGGATCGTGCCGTCCATGCACAGATAATCCGGCTTGATGCAGGAGACTGCCGGGAAGGCGTTCTTGCGGCCGGCCCAGAATTGCAAGCGCTCGGCTTCGCTCATTGAAACCTTGATCGTCATCGCCCCTTCGTCACGCGCAATCGTTTCGACGAGGTCCATGAGATGGTCGACTTCCGCCGGCGCGCCGTCGAGCTCCACGATGACCAGCGCCTCGGCGTCGAGCGGATAGCCGCAGGGCTGGAAACGCTCGACGGCGTGGATCGTCGCCTTGTCCATCATCTCCATGCCGCCGGGGATAATCCCCCGCGCGATAACGGCGCCGACAAAGCGCGCGCCGGCCTCGACGCTCGCAAAGCCCACCAGCAGCCCGCGCGCAACGGCGGGCTTTTGCAGAATGCGCACGGTGACTTCGGTGACAACGCCGAGCAAGCCTTCCGAGCCGGTCATCAGGCCGAGAAGATCATAGGCCTCGCTATCGAGATGCTTGCCGCCGAGGCGAATGACCTCTCCGCCCATCAACACGACTTCGAGCCCGAGAATATTATTGGTCGTCAACCCGTATTTGAGGCAGTGCACGCCCCCGGCGTTCTCGGCCACATTGCCGCCGATGGAGCAGGCGATCTGCGAGGAGGGATCGGGCGCATAGTAAAAGCCGCGGCTCTCGACAGCCCTGGAGATGGCGAGATTTTGCACGCCGGGCTGCACGCGCGCGCAGCGGTTCTCATAGTCGATCTCGAGGATGCGGTTGAACTTCGACATGCCGAGCAGAATGCCGTCCTCGAGCGGCATCGAGCCGCCGGAAAGCGACGTCCCGGAACCACGCGGCACGACCTTGACGTTCATCCCGGCGGCAAGCGCCAGAACGGCGCTCACCTGCGCCACAGTTTCAGGCAAAGCGACCACGAGCGGCAGCGCGCGATACATTGTGAAGGCGTCGCATTCGTAAGCGCGGCGCGCCGTCTCGTCCACGATGAGGTTCTGCGCCGGCAAAATGGCGCGCAGGCGCTCGATCAGCTCGTCGCGCCGCGCGAGAATCTCGGGCTCGGGCGCAGGCATGATCAGCGTCATTATTCAGCGCCTTCCTCAGCGCGTCGAGCGCGCCGTTGCGCCGGCGCTCCCGGCGTGGGATTGCAGCGGCCTCGAAATTTTCCCTAGTCGAGGCGCAGGATGGGCGCAAGTCCCGCAGGCTCGCAGTCCAATCAACAGGAGAAGCAATGAAAATGAAATTCGTTTTGACGCTTGCCGACGCCAAGCGCGTGGCGGCGGCGGCCGCGGAGGAAGCCCAGCGCAACGGCTGGAGCGTGGTGATCGCCATCGTCGACGACGCAGGCCTGCTCGTCTATCTCGAGCGCCTCGACGGCGTGCAGCCCGCCTCCTGCGACATCGCCCAGGCGAAGGCGCGCGCTGCGGCGCTGTTTCGGCGCCCGAGCAAAGCGCTGGAAGAGACGGTCGCCGGCGGCCGGATCGCCTTGCTGAGCCTGCCCCATATCATCCCTGTCGAAGGCGGCCTGCCGCTCGTCTATGAGGGGCAGGTCATCGGCGCCATCGGCGTGTCCGGGGTGCAATCCTTCGAAGATGGGATCGTCGCCAAGGCGGGCGCGGATGCGCTTGGCGCAAGCGCTTAAGCCTCTGGTTACGATAATGGCGAAGGCCCGCAATCTTTCGAACATATCCGATCAGCCAGGGCGCATAGCCTAATCGCCGCCGCCGAGAGACCTTCGGGCGCGCCCCACGGCCTCCGGCGGCAGCCCTTCGGCCGCGGCGAAAGCCAAAAGAATAGTCTCGTCCCCGGCCAAATGATCGAGAACCGCCAGATGAAACCCACGATCGCCGAGGAGCGCGGGCACATCGCCCGCGTCGAGCCCTGTCAAAGCAAGAAATCGCGACACGCGCTCCTCGTCGTGGGTGAGAAAAGCGAGCGCGCGCAGAGCCAATTCCGCCGGCGCCGGCTCGATGGTTTTTGGGGCGCGAATATCTCGCGCATTCCGGCCGATTTTCATTAATACTCCCATGCTACCCATGGACAAACGGCCCTTCGATCCTTTTGCCGCTTCGAAGCCGCCGAGTTTCAAGAGCTGGGCCATGAAAAAGACAGTCCTCATCGTAGAGGATAACGAATTGAACATGAAGCTGTTCAACGACCTGTTGGAGGCGAATGGGCACGCGACGCTGCGCACCAAGAGCGGCGTGGACGCGATCTCGCTCGCGCGCGAGCACAGGCCCGATCTCATTTTGATGGACATTCAATTACCGGAGGTCAGCGGCCTGGAAGTGACCCGCTGGCTGAAGGACGACGACGAATTGAAAGATATTCCGGTCATCGCCATCACCGCCTTCGCGATGAAGGGCGACGAAGAGAAAATCCGCCAGGGCGGCTGCGAGGCTTATCTCTCCAAGCCGATCTCGGTGGCCAAATTTTTAGAGACCGTGAACTCATTCCTTGCGGACAAAAACTAGGAGACGTCAGCCCTATGACCGCGCGCGTCCTGATCGTTGACGATTTGCTCCCCAACATCAAACTGCTGGAAGCCCGCCTGTCGGCTGAATATTTCGATGTGGTGGCGGCGACGAACGGCCCCCAGGCGCTCGAGCTCTGCCGCGAAGGCCGCTGCGACATCGTCCTGCTCGACGTGATGATGCCGGGCATGGACGGTTTCGAGGTCTGCGCCCGGCTGAAATCGGACCCCGCCACCATGCATCTGCCGGTGGTCATGGTGACGGCGCTGGATCAACCGGCGGATCGCGTGCGCGGGCTCGAATGCGGCGCCGACGACTTCCTCACCAAGCCCGTCGATGAGATCGCGCTGATCGCGCGCGTCCGGTCGCTGGCGCGCCTCAAGATCACTATCGATGAATTACGCGCCCGCGCCAGCACTTCGGCCAATCTGGGCCTCGCCTCCCGCGAGCCCAACGACGGCGCCCGCGGCCGCATTCTGCTGGTCGAGGATCGGCCGAGCTCGGCCGATCGGATCGTCTCGACGCTGCGCGACTTCCACGACATCGACATCGAGCAGCATCCACAGGAAGCGTTGTTCCGCGCTGCCGAAAACAATTACGAGCTTGTCGTCGTCAGCCTCAACCTCGCCCATTTCGACGCGCTGCGGCTATGCAGCCAATTGCGTTCGCTGGAACGCACCCGCGCGCTGCCGATTCTGCTGCTGGCCGACATGGAAGACCGCCAGCGTGTCTTGCGGGGTCTCGATCTCGGCGTGAACGACTATATTATACGGCCGATCGACCGGAACGAGCTTCTGGCGCGCGTGCGCACCCAGCTGCGACGCAAGCGCTATACGGACTCCCTGCACGAAAATGTGCAGGCGGCGATCGAGCTCGCAGTGGTCGACGCCCTTACTGGGCTCAACAACCGCCGCTTCCTCGAGACGCATCTCGCCACGGCGCTCGACCAGGCCGCCCACAAGGGCCGGCCTTTGTCCTTGATGATTCTCGACATCGACCACTTCAAATCGGTCAACGACACCTATGGCCACGATGGCGGCGACGAGGTGCTGAAGGCCTTCGCCCAGCGCATCAAGCGCGTCCTGCGCAGCGCCGATCTCGTCTGCCGTCTGGGCGGCGAGGAATTCGTCGTCGTGATGCCTGATACGCCGCTCGCTCTTGCGCAAAGAATCGCCGAGCGCGTGCGCGCGGCGGTCGAGGGCGAACGCTTCCTCGTCGACCCCAAGGCGACGCGGACGATTCCCGTCACCACCTCCATCGGCCTCGCCGAGCGCGGCGCCGACGCCAACGCCGACGCCCTGATGCGGCGCGCCGACAAGGCCCTCTACGCCTCGAAAACCTCAGGCCGCAACAGGGTGACAGCGGCCGCAGCTTGAGGCCTGTGAGAAAATTGACATAAAGCCGCTCGCCGGGCTTGCAGACAAAGCCCGGCTGAACTATACAGCGCCCGTCGACGCCGCGTCGGCCGCAGCCTCCCCCAAGAGGCCCGTAGAAAAGATGGGGCCATAGCTCAGTTGGGAGAGCGCTTCAATGGCATTGAAGAGGTCGTCGGTTCGATTCCGTCTGGCTCCACCAAACAATCCACGTAGCAAGAATGATGTGTCTGACGTCACGGAAGATTGGCTCTTCCGGAGCGTAGCTGGGGGCCCCGCCCCATAGCAATTGGATTCATCTCTAATCCCCCAGGCGGGCGCCAATCTCGAGCTGTCTGATGCCGTTCAGGAACGGGCTATGCTCATCCCCTTCCCTCACTCCCCCACGAGCCTCGTAGCGAAGCGAATCGAGTATGCCTCCTCTCTGACGAGGACGAAGACGACGAGGCGCTCCTGATTGGCGCCCAAGCTCGAAATGGTTGAAACCCCAAGCTACGGGCAGGACGCCCCTCGGTGTCGGCTTTCCCACAAATTGCATCAGAGACACAACATTATGTCCAGTAACGCGTCGAGCTGCTGAAATCCGAAGATCGTCTACTTTGCAGCGCTATATATATTGAATCCCTTACGGTTGCCCGTGAGACGCCTCATTGGCCCGCTCTTTGCTGCCAATCTCCCGAAAAAGGGATGCAGCGATGAATGATCTCCAGCCGCGCGGTTTTCTGCATAATCAGGCCGATCCATACGCGATTATCCTCGGCACGAATGAGATCGCCTCGGCGATCGCCGTCAGGCTCTGCTGGGAGCGTTTCCGCGTCGTGCTGAGCCATGACCCGTTCCCACCCGTCATCCGGCGCGGAATGGCGTTCCATGACGCGCTGTTCGACGATCAGGTCGCCGTCGACGGCGTCGTCGGGCAGCGCGCCGAGACCGCTTTGGAGATCATCGACGCCCTCGCCCTGCGCGGGCGGGTGGCGGTCACGCATCTTCAATTGACCGATCTGATCACCTTGCGCGCGCCCGTCGCCGTCATCGACGCGCGGCTTCAGAAACACCGCGTCACGCCGGACCTGCGCGGCGTCGCCCGACTTGCGATCGGCGTCGGACCGAAATTCGCTGTGGGCGAGAATTGCGACATTGCCATCGAAACCCACCCCGCGAAGACCGGCGCGCTTCTCGACGCCGGCGAGACGCGCGACGCAGATGGCGTCGCGCGCGCCTTGGGCGGCGTCGGCAAGGAGCGTTTCGTCTATTCGGCGCGGCCGGGCGTGTGGCGCACGCCGCTCGATATCGGCGCGCAGGTCTTCAAGGGCTTTGTGCTCGGCCATTTGGACAGCCAGCCGGCAAAGGCGCCGATGGACGGTTTTCTGCGCGGAATCACCCGAGACGGCGTTGCTGCGCCCGCCGAAGTGAAGCTCGTCGAAATCGATCCGCGGGGCCGCGCCGCCTGTTGGACAGGCACAGACGAGAGAGGCCGCACCATCGCGGAGGCGGTGATTGCGGCGATGGCCAGGGCTCCAATCAGCCCGCTTCTCGTCCCGTTCCAACTCTAAGCCGGCCGCGCGCCGCCATAAGATTGTCTGCGCGCGCCTTCGCCTCGCGGCGCCCCGCACACATATCGAGATCATATATATCGCGGCGCGGCGATCCCCTGCTTGTTTGCAAGCCTGCCGGCGCCGTCATTTAGCGCTATATTCGCGTACTTTTTAAGCTAGAGCTTTATTGACAGTATTGCGTAGCTTGTCATAGCTTTTCGTTATGTACCAGATAAACATATCGAATCGATTCAAGCGCGGCGTCGCCGCCCTGTCCCGCGCGACGCTCCTGGGATGCATCGCATTCAGCGCCATCCCGCTTCGCTTGGCCCAGGCGGAGGAGACCAAGATCGTCGTCGTCACGAGCTTCCCGGAAGAGCTGACGACGCGTTACGAGCAAGAATTCGAAAAACGCTATCCGGACATCCATATTCAATTCGTCTGGAAGCAGTCGCGGGATGCGCTTGCCGAGCTCAGCAAGCCGGCGCAAGGCGGCGCCGATGTCTATTGGGCGCCGACCATCGCCAATTTCGCGGCCTTGCGCGAGCGCGGCGCCTTCCAGAAAATCCCAGTGGACCGCACGGCGCTTCCAGGCCGCCTCGGGCGCGAGCAAATCTCCGACCCGGCAGGATTTTACGAAGCCTATGACGTCGCCGGCTATGGCGTCGTGATGAATGCGCCGCTCGCCGCGGCGAGCGGTCTCGCGGCGCCGAAGCGTTGGCGCGATCTCACCGCCCCAGACTATGCGCGCCGCTTGGCGATGCCCATTCCGGCGAAGGTCGGCTTCTCCCCTGCGCTCTACGACATCTTCCTGCAAAGCGAAGGGTGGGAAAACGGCTGGGCGCAGTTGAGCGAGATGGCGGGAGAAGCAGCGCTCCTCGCCCAGGGCGCCCTGCCCACCGCACAAGTGCGCGACGGCGCGGCGGTTTTCGCCCTGACGATCGATTTCTTCGCGGTGAGCGCCAAGGCCAATGGCGCGCCGGTGGAGATGATCTATCCCGAGCGCAGCGCCTTCCTGCCCGCGCATATCGCCGTCACGGCCGCGACGAAACATTCGGCGGAAGCAAAATCCTTCGTCGATTTCGCCCTGTCCGCGGATGGCCAGAAGCTGATGATCGAGCGCGACAGCATGCGCCATCCGGCAAGGCCCGACGCCTATAACGGCGCGCCGGCGGCGCTCGTCGATCCTTTCAAACTGCCGGCCGACTCGATCCTCGATTACGATATGGACAAAGGGCGGCGGCGGCCGCCGTTGATCACGCTGCTCTTCGACCTCGCGATCGTCGAAGGCCACGACGAGCGCGCGGCGCTGTGGCGCGCCATCCACGAGGCTGAGCGCAAGGACAGCGGGGCGAAAGCCAAAGAGACGCTGAGCGAGGCGCGCCGGCTCTTGAGCTCCGTGCCGGTCTCGGAGCGTGAGGCGAAAGACCCCGCCTTCCTCGACGCCTTCAGCAATCGCGACGCCGTCGATCCCCAACGCATCGCCAAATGGCGCGAGGAGCTTGCGACGGCGCGCCGGCAGGCGAAAGAAAAGCTCGCGAGCCTCGGTACGACGCCGTGAAGCGTGCCGGCCTTTTTCTCTGCGCGCTGCTGCTCATGGGCGCGGCGCGCTATGAGACCTCCGCGCCGTCGACCGAGGCTTTCACCCAGCCGATCGACGGCCTGACGGCCGCGCAGACGCCGACTTTCCGGCGCGGCTCGGGGCTGTTTCGGCAGGCCTGGCTGATCGGCCCCTCCGACGATCATCCCGATCTGATCGGGCTCGGCCCGCTGTATAATCGTCTTTCCTGTATCGCCTGCCATGTCAAAAACGGACGCGGCGCCGCTCCTGATCCCGAGAACGGCGTGACGCGACATATGGTGGCGAGGCTGAGCGTCGAGGGAATGGATGCGCATGGCGGACCGCGCGCCCATCCCATTTACGGCGCTCAGCTCAATCCCGAGGGCGTTCCGGGAGTCCCGGGAGAAGGTCAGGCGACCGCCGCCTTCGACGAGACAACCGTCGCTCTCGCCGACGGCGAACGCGTGGCTCTGCGCCGCCCCAAGCTCGCTTTCCGCCGTCTTGCCTATGGCGAACTGGGGAAGGACACGAAGATCTCGCTGCGCAACGCGCCGCCGATCTTTGGCCTGGGATTGCTGGAGGCCGTGCCGGAGGCGGAAATTCTTGCCGGCAAAGGCAGGCCCAATTTCGTCTGGAGCATCGAGGCCAACGCCAGGACGCTCGGCCGTTTCGGATTGAAGGCCAATCAACCGAATCTGCGCCAGCAGATCGCCAACGCCTTCGCCGAAGACATTGGCGTCACCTCCTCTATGTTTCCAACCGAGACTTGCACGCCCGCACAGGAAGCCTGCCGCGCCGCCGGCTCGCTAAAGCCCGATCTGACGAACGCCCAGCTCGACGCGGTCACGGATTACATCCGCTGGCTTGCGGTTCCCGCGCGCCGCGCGGCCGACGAGCCGCAGGTTGCCGCCGGCGAAAAGCAGTTCCACACGCTCGGCTGCGCGAGCTGTCATCGCGAGACGCTGCGGCTCGGGGCGTTTCCTGCGCTCCCCGCGCTGAGCGGCGCCGAGATTCACCCCTACACGGACCTGCTGCTGCACGATATGGGCGAGGCCCTCGCCGACGAGCGCCCGGATTATGACGCCGGCCCGCGCGACTGGCGCACGCCGCCGCTCTGGGGCCTCGGCCTCGCCGGCAGGGGCGGCGACGGCGCGAACTATCTGCACGACGCACGCGCACGCACGCTCTCGGAAGCGATCCTTTGGCATGGCGGCGACGCCCAATCCGCCGCCGACGCCTTTCGCCAACTTCAAAAGCGGGAGCGCGACGCCCTGCTCGCTTTTCTCAACTCTCTCTAGCGGCCGGGGGGACGCACGTGACCAAATATCTTACTTCCACTTCGCTTTCGGGCAGCTTGTTGCTGTCGCTCTGCGCGCCGGCGCTGGCGCAGACCGCCCTGCCGCCGATTGAAATTCGCACGCCAAAGGCTTTCGAGCTCGGCCAGATCAAGGTCGGCGAACGAAGACTGGCGACGCCGACCGGCCCCACGAGCCAAGGCAATGGCGCTGGCGCCGGCGGCGCCTCGTCGTCTCCTGCGCCCGCCAATGCGGATAACGCGCCGACGCC
This window encodes:
- a CDS encoding DUF3572 domain-containing protein, with the protein product MKIGRNARDIRAPKTIEPAPAELALRALAFLTHDEERVSRFLALTGLDAGDVPALLGDRGFHLAVLDHLAGDETILLAFAAAEGLPPEAVGRARRSLGGGD
- a CDS encoding ABC transporter substrate-binding protein is translated as MYQINISNRFKRGVAALSRATLLGCIAFSAIPLRLAQAEETKIVVVTSFPEELTTRYEQEFEKRYPDIHIQFVWKQSRDALAELSKPAQGGADVYWAPTIANFAALRERGAFQKIPVDRTALPGRLGREQISDPAGFYEAYDVAGYGVVMNAPLAAASGLAAPKRWRDLTAPDYARRLAMPIPAKVGFSPALYDIFLQSEGWENGWAQLSEMAGEAALLAQGALPTAQVRDGAAVFALTIDFFAVSAKANGAPVEMIYPERSAFLPAHIAVTAATKHSAEAKSFVDFALSADGQKLMIERDSMRHPARPDAYNGAPAALVDPFKLPADSILDYDMDKGRRRPPLITLLFDLAIVEGHDERAALWRAIHEAERKDSGAKAKETLSEARRLLSSVPVSEREAKDPAFLDAFSNRDAVDPQRIAKWREELATARRQAKEKLASLGTTP
- a CDS encoding di-heme oxidoredictase family protein, giving the protein MKRAGLFLCALLLMGAARYETSAPSTEAFTQPIDGLTAAQTPTFRRGSGLFRQAWLIGPSDDHPDLIGLGPLYNRLSCIACHVKNGRGAAPDPENGVTRHMVARLSVEGMDAHGGPRAHPIYGAQLNPEGVPGVPGEGQATAAFDETTVALADGERVALRRPKLAFRRLAYGELGKDTKISLRNAPPIFGLGLLEAVPEAEILAGKGRPNFVWSIEANARTLGRFGLKANQPNLRQQIANAFAEDIGVTSSMFPTETCTPAQEACRAAGSLKPDLTNAQLDAVTDYIRWLAVPARRAADEPQVAAGEKQFHTLGCASCHRETLRLGAFPALPALSGAEIHPYTDLLLHDMGEALADERPDYDAGPRDWRTPPLWGLGLAGRGGDGANYLHDARARTLSEAILWHGGDAQSAADAFRQLQKRERDALLAFLNSL
- a CDS encoding xanthine dehydrogenase, which codes for MNDLQPRGFLHNQADPYAIILGTNEIASAIAVRLCWERFRVVLSHDPFPPVIRRGMAFHDALFDDQVAVDGVVGQRAETALEIIDALALRGRVAVTHLQLTDLITLRAPVAVIDARLQKHRVTPDLRGVARLAIGVGPKFAVGENCDIAIETHPAKTGALLDAGETRDADGVARALGGVGKERFVYSARPGVWRTPLDIGAQVFKGFVLGHLDSQPAKAPMDGFLRGITRDGVAAPAEVKLVEIDPRGRAACWTGTDERGRTIAEAVIAAMARAPISPLLVPFQL
- a CDS encoding GlcG/HbpS family heme-binding protein, with product MKMKFVLTLADAKRVAAAAAEEAQRNGWSVVIAIVDDAGLLVYLERLDGVQPASCDIAQAKARAAALFRRPSKALEETVAGGRIALLSLPHIIPVEGGLPLVYEGQVIGAIGVSGVQSFEDGIVAKAGADALGASA
- a CDS encoding response regulator, with amino-acid sequence MKKTVLIVEDNELNMKLFNDLLEANGHATLRTKSGVDAISLAREHRPDLILMDIQLPEVSGLEVTRWLKDDDELKDIPVIAITAFAMKGDEEKIRQGGCEAYLSKPISVAKFLETVNSFLADKN
- a CDS encoding FAD-linked oxidase C-terminal domain-containing protein codes for the protein MTLIMPAPEPEILARRDELIERLRAILPAQNLIVDETARRAYECDAFTMYRALPLVVALPETVAQVSAVLALAAGMNVKVVPRGSGTSLSGGSMPLEDGILLGMSKFNRILEIDYENRCARVQPGVQNLAISRAVESRGFYYAPDPSSQIACSIGGNVAENAGGVHCLKYGLTTNNILGLEVVLMGGEVIRLGGKHLDSEAYDLLGLMTGSEGLLGVVTEVTVRILQKPAVARGLLVGFASVEAGARFVGAVIARGIIPGGMEMMDKATIHAVERFQPCGYPLDAEALVIVELDGAPAEVDHLMDLVETIARDEGAMTIKVSMSEAERLQFWAGRKNAFPAVSCIKPDYLCMDGTIPRGRLPEVLAGMDAIAKREGLQVANVFHAGDGNLHPLILYDASIAGEMERAEKVGFDILRLCVAVGGVLTGEHGVGVEKRDLMGEMFNETDLDQQLRVKCAFDSLNRLNPGKVFPTLHRCAEFGMMHVLGGKTPFPDLPRF
- a CDS encoding PleD family two-component system response regulator, which translates into the protein MTARVLIVDDLLPNIKLLEARLSAEYFDVVAATNGPQALELCREGRCDIVLLDVMMPGMDGFEVCARLKSDPATMHLPVVMVTALDQPADRVRGLECGADDFLTKPVDEIALIARVRSLARLKITIDELRARASTSANLGLASREPNDGARGRILLVEDRPSSADRIVSTLRDFHDIDIEQHPQEALFRAAENNYELVVVSLNLAHFDALRLCSQLRSLERTRALPILLLADMEDRQRVLRGLDLGVNDYIIRPIDRNELLARVRTQLRRKRYTDSLHENVQAAIELAVVDALTGLNNRRFLETHLATALDQAAHKGRPLSLMILDIDHFKSVNDTYGHDGGDEVLKAFAQRIKRVLRSADLVCRLGGEEFVVVMPDTPLALAQRIAERVRAAVEGERFLVDPKATRTIPVTTSIGLAERGADANADALMRRADKALYASKTSGRNRVTAAAA